One part of the Paraburkholderia flagellata genome encodes these proteins:
- a CDS encoding branched-chain amino acid ABC transporter substrate-binding protein — MNIKLHKLLPISAAAMLAASFATVASADETIKIGHVAPLTGGIAHLGKDNENGARLAVEEINAKGLVIGGQKITLVLDAQDDAADPRTATQVAQKLVDDKVVAVVGHLNSGTSIPASKIYSDAGIVQISPSATNPAYTQQGFKTTYRVVATDAQQGPALANYAAKNLKVKTVAVVDDSTAYGQGLANEFEKTAKALGMNVVSHDATNDKAVDFRAILTKIKGENPDAIMYGGMDATGGPFAKQAKQLGLRAKVLAGDGVCTDKLADLAGDATDNIVCSEAGMALEKMPGGKEFEAKFEKRFGQPIQIYAPFTYDAVYIIVDAMKRANSTDPAKILAQMPTTDYKGVIGETTFDSKGDLKHGVISLYNYKAGKKSLLDVVKM, encoded by the coding sequence ATGAATATCAAGCTTCACAAGCTGTTGCCGATTAGCGCTGCGGCGATGCTGGCTGCGTCGTTCGCAACGGTGGCGAGCGCTGACGAAACGATCAAGATTGGTCACGTCGCGCCGCTGACGGGCGGCATTGCGCACCTCGGCAAAGACAACGAAAACGGCGCACGTCTCGCAGTCGAAGAGATCAACGCGAAGGGCCTCGTGATCGGTGGCCAGAAGATCACGCTCGTGCTCGACGCACAAGACGACGCAGCTGACCCGCGCACGGCCACCCAGGTCGCGCAAAAGCTCGTCGACGACAAGGTCGTTGCCGTCGTCGGCCACCTGAACTCGGGCACGTCGATCCCGGCTTCGAAGATCTACAGCGATGCAGGCATCGTGCAGATCTCGCCGTCGGCCACGAACCCGGCCTACACGCAGCAAGGCTTCAAGACGACGTACCGTGTCGTGGCGACCGACGCCCAGCAAGGTCCGGCGCTCGCGAACTACGCGGCGAAGAACCTGAAGGTCAAGACCGTTGCTGTGGTCGACGACTCGACGGCTTATGGCCAGGGTCTCGCGAACGAGTTCGAGAAGACCGCCAAGGCGCTCGGCATGAACGTGGTGTCGCATGACGCGACCAACGACAAGGCCGTGGACTTCCGCGCCATTCTGACGAAGATCAAGGGCGAAAACCCCGACGCGATCATGTACGGCGGCATGGACGCCACCGGCGGCCCGTTCGCGAAGCAAGCCAAGCAGCTTGGCCTGCGCGCGAAGGTGCTCGCGGGTGACGGCGTCTGTACCGACAAGCTGGCCGACCTCGCCGGCGACGCGACCGACAACATCGTGTGTTCGGAAGCAGGCATGGCGCTCGAGAAGATGCCGGGTGGCAAGGAATTCGAAGCCAAGTTCGAGAAGCGCTTCGGCCAGCCGATCCAGATCTACGCACCGTTCACGTATGACGCTGTGTACATCATCGTCGACGCAATGAAGCGTGCGAACTCGACGGATCCGGCAAAGATCCTCGCCCAAATGCCGACCACGGACTACAAGGGCGTGATTGGCGAGACGACCTTCGATTCGAAGGGCGACCTCAAGCACGGCGTGATCTCGCTGTACAACTACAAGGCGGGCAAGAAGTCGCTGCTCGACGTCGTGAAGATGTAA
- a CDS encoding MFS transporter: MSDRPTDPALRVASPAAHHRALPAATRHRARIATMALFFVAGMMYASWGVHVPTVRDKFHLSPALLSYALFAVAGGSIAAMTTIGGWIARVGSRRACLTGGLTMSVCGALILVVPYYWMLIVVLAFFGVGMATLDVAMNAEASAVEEAVGKPIMSGLHGMFSLGGMAGAAIGGVLLARGMAPALHLFLASALAALVLWVSCPAVLPHVPHATHGEHAKTGNRWRTPALWALGAIALIALIAEGAMYDWATVYMRDVVLATPALASAAYAAFSGGMAAARFAGDAVRARFGAPQLVLASASLACAGMIGALLLPYSFTALTGFTLMGLGLANMMPVLFAAAARVKGIHAAEGLAHVAGIAYFGLLFGPVVIGGIAQVTNLTVGLAVVALCAALVAFAGPKVLRRLGI, encoded by the coding sequence GTGTCCGACCGACCGACCGACCCCGCCCTGCGCGTGGCGAGCCCCGCCGCCCACCATCGGGCGCTGCCCGCCGCCACGCGTCATCGCGCGCGCATCGCGACGATGGCGCTCTTTTTCGTCGCCGGCATGATGTACGCGTCGTGGGGCGTGCATGTGCCTACCGTGCGCGACAAGTTCCATCTGAGTCCGGCGCTGCTTTCCTACGCGCTTTTCGCGGTAGCGGGCGGCTCGATCGCCGCGATGACGACCATCGGCGGCTGGATCGCGCGCGTGGGCTCGCGACGCGCATGCCTCACCGGCGGCCTCACGATGTCAGTGTGCGGTGCGTTGATCCTGGTCGTGCCGTATTACTGGATGCTGATCGTCGTGCTCGCGTTTTTCGGCGTGGGCATGGCCACGCTCGACGTCGCCATGAACGCCGAAGCGAGCGCTGTGGAAGAAGCCGTCGGCAAGCCGATCATGTCGGGCCTGCACGGCATGTTCAGCCTGGGCGGCATGGCGGGCGCGGCGATTGGCGGCGTGCTGCTCGCGCGCGGCATGGCACCAGCGCTTCATCTCTTTCTGGCTTCGGCGCTTGCTGCGCTCGTGCTCTGGGTCTCGTGCCCGGCCGTCCTGCCGCATGTGCCGCACGCCACGCACGGCGAGCACGCGAAAACCGGCAACCGCTGGCGCACACCGGCGCTCTGGGCGCTTGGCGCCATTGCGCTCATCGCGCTGATCGCCGAAGGCGCGATGTACGACTGGGCCACGGTCTATATGCGCGACGTCGTGCTCGCAACGCCCGCGCTCGCCAGCGCGGCGTACGCGGCGTTCTCGGGCGGCATGGCCGCGGCGCGCTTCGCCGGCGACGCCGTGCGCGCACGCTTTGGCGCGCCGCAGCTGGTGCTGGCGAGCGCCTCGCTGGCATGCGCCGGCATGATCGGCGCGCTGCTGCTGCCGTACTCGTTCACGGCGCTCACGGGCTTCACGCTCATGGGTCTCGGCCTCGCCAACATGATGCCGGTGCTGTTCGCGGCCGCCGCGCGCGTGAAAGGCATCCACGCAGCCGAAGGGCTCGCGCATGTGGCGGGCATCGCGTATTTCGGCCTGCTGTTCGGGCCGGTGGTGATCGGCGGCATTGCGCAGGTGACCAATCTCACGGTCGGGCTCGCCGTCGTCGCGTTGTGCGCGGCACTCGTGGCGTTTGCGGGGCCGAAGGTGTTGCGGAGGTTGGGCATCTAA
- a CDS encoding HugZ family pyridoxamine 5'-phosphate oxidase produces the protein MKIPAHAPLHLLHQAPTGTLATHSREPRGFPYPTLLPFAPDARHRPVILVSRLAEHTRNLLDDSRAGFLVAHASDADVLNAPRATLLGRFEPVDAAAGEASEALARRYVRYHPDAERYLALGDFTFWVMQVERLRYIGGFGAMGWMDGADLDSLELLAPADEITLIRFFEAHPARRAGLDLAGVDRYGADLVIDGARTRFVFDAPQSDLQSLHAVLADCIERHTP, from the coding sequence TTGAAGATTCCCGCTCACGCCCCGCTGCATCTGCTGCACCAGGCACCCACCGGCACGCTCGCCACGCACTCGCGCGAACCACGTGGCTTCCCGTATCCCACGCTGCTGCCTTTCGCGCCCGACGCGCGGCACCGCCCGGTGATACTCGTGAGCCGGCTCGCCGAGCACACGCGCAATCTGCTCGACGATTCGCGCGCGGGCTTTCTCGTCGCGCACGCGAGCGACGCCGATGTCCTGAACGCACCGCGCGCCACGCTGCTCGGCCGCTTCGAACCGGTCGATGCCGCCGCCGGCGAAGCGAGCGAGGCGCTGGCGCGGCGCTACGTGCGCTATCACCCGGACGCCGAGCGTTATCTCGCGCTCGGCGACTTCACGTTCTGGGTCATGCAGGTCGAGCGGCTGCGCTATATCGGCGGCTTCGGCGCAATGGGCTGGATGGACGGCGCGGACCTCGACTCGCTGGAGCTGCTCGCACCCGCCGACGAAATCACGCTGATCCGCTTTTTCGAAGCCCACCCCGCGCGCCGCGCCGGGCTGGATCTGGCAGGAGTAGACCGCTACGGCGCGGATCTCGTGATCGACGGCGCGCGCACGCGTTTTGTTTTCGATGCGCCGCAGTCCGATTTGCAATCCTTGCATGCGGTGCTAGCGGACTGCATTGAGCGCCATACGCCCTGA
- a CDS encoding H-NS histone family protein encodes MSSYKELLAQREKLEKQIEEAKAREYAEVLDEIKQKMADYGITLAELGGGRANAKAAKAASRSRASVAPKYRDPDSGSTWSGRGKPPRWIAGQDRDRFLIQK; translated from the coding sequence ATGTCTTCCTACAAGGAACTCCTCGCTCAGCGAGAAAAGCTGGAAAAGCAGATTGAAGAGGCGAAGGCTCGCGAATATGCCGAGGTCCTCGACGAAATCAAGCAGAAAATGGCCGACTACGGCATTACGCTGGCAGAACTCGGTGGCGGCCGCGCCAATGCCAAAGCCGCGAAGGCAGCCAGCCGCTCGCGTGCGAGCGTCGCGCCGAAATACCGCGATCCCGACAGCGGCAGCACGTGGTCGGGCCGTGGCAAGCCGCCGCGCTGGATCGCCGGTCAAGACCGCGATCGTTTTCTGATCCAGAAGTAA
- a CDS encoding cation diffusion facilitator family transporter, producing the protein MTSSVAPPLSDKHEVARRTTWVSVAVNSVLVVLQIVIGVFAHSQALIADGVHSLADIVSDFVVLLANRHSGAKPDADHNYGHSRYETVASLFLGALLIAVGVGMLVRAGTRIMNLGDIPALHVSALVVALLVLVSKEGLFRYMLREAQRVRSAMLIANAWHARSDAASSLVVAIGIVGSLAGVRLLDPIAAAIVGFMVARMGWVFGWDALQDLSDRALDEAAAADLRALLTSTPGVLDVHEMRTRKTGDLALVDAHILVDPLISVSEGHYIAETARARLLTDSRVLDALIHVDPEDDMHVRSVANLPPRDDVAQRLRNALADHDVHVEAVTLHYLSTGLEIQVVLAARDDVRRVASMDLEALRVRLGASKLDVMQSIDAHGTLATHDKPHETH; encoded by the coding sequence ATGACCTCTTCCGTCGCCCCACCGTTATCAGATAAACACGAGGTCGCGCGCCGGACCACGTGGGTCAGCGTTGCCGTCAATAGTGTTCTGGTGGTGCTGCAAATCGTCATCGGCGTGTTTGCGCATTCGCAGGCGTTGATCGCCGACGGCGTGCATTCACTGGCCGATATCGTTTCCGACTTTGTCGTGCTGCTTGCCAACCGGCATAGCGGCGCTAAACCGGACGCCGATCATAACTACGGCCACAGCCGTTATGAGACGGTCGCGTCGTTATTCCTTGGCGCATTATTGATTGCGGTGGGCGTTGGCATGCTGGTGCGCGCCGGCACACGCATCATGAATCTCGGCGATATTCCGGCGCTGCACGTGAGCGCGCTGGTCGTGGCGCTTCTCGTGCTGGTTTCCAAGGAAGGGCTGTTTCGCTACATGCTGCGCGAGGCGCAGCGCGTGCGATCGGCCATGCTGATCGCCAATGCGTGGCATGCGCGCTCGGACGCGGCGTCGTCGCTCGTGGTGGCCATCGGCATTGTGGGCAGCCTCGCGGGCGTGCGGCTGCTCGATCCGATCGCGGCGGCCATTGTCGGCTTCATGGTCGCGCGCATGGGTTGGGTGTTCGGCTGGGACGCGCTGCAGGACCTCTCCGACCGCGCGCTCGACGAAGCCGCCGCCGCCGATTTGCGCGCGCTGCTGACGAGCACGCCCGGCGTGCTCGACGTGCACGAGATGCGCACGCGCAAGACCGGCGACCTCGCGCTCGTGGATGCGCACATCCTCGTCGATCCGCTGATTTCGGTTTCGGAAGGGCACTACATCGCGGAGACGGCGCGCGCTCGTCTGCTCACCGATTCACGCGTGCTCGATGCGCTGATTCACGTCGATCCCGAAGACGACATGCATGTGCGGTCCGTGGCCAACCTGCCGCCGCGCGACGACGTGGCGCAGCGCCTGCGCAACGCGCTGGCGGACCATGACGTGCATGTCGAAGCGGTGACGCTGCACTACTTGAGCACGGGGCTGGAGATTCAGGTGGTCCTGGCCGCGAGGGACGACGTGCGCCGCGTGGCCTCGATGGACCTGGAAGCGCTGCGCGTGCGCCTCGGCGCAAGCAAACTCGACGTGATGCAGTCGATCGATGCGCACGGCACGCTCGCCACGCACGACAAACCGCACGAGACACATTGA
- a CDS encoding Lrp/AsnC family transcriptional regulator produces MEAQLTLDTFSQKILRLLQLDARRSVQEISDQVGLSSTPCWRRIKDMEQSGVIQRYTALLDREKLGLHVCALAHIHLTRHTEGGVEAFEREIATCPEVTECYSTTGESDYILKIVAPDIKAYDAFLHERIFRIPAVAQVRTSVVLREIKFDTQLPL; encoded by the coding sequence ATGGAGGCGCAGTTGACACTCGATACGTTCTCTCAGAAGATCCTGCGCCTGCTGCAGCTCGACGCGCGCCGCTCGGTGCAGGAAATCTCCGACCAGGTGGGGCTGTCCAGCACGCCGTGCTGGCGCCGTATCAAGGACATGGAACAGTCGGGCGTGATCCAGCGCTACACGGCGCTGCTCGATCGCGAGAAGCTTGGCCTGCACGTCTGCGCGCTCGCGCATATCCATCTCACGCGACACACCGAAGGCGGCGTCGAAGCCTTCGAGCGCGAGATCGCCACCTGCCCCGAAGTCACTGAGTGCTACAGCACCACGGGCGAATCGGACTACATCCTCAAGATCGTTGCGCCCGACATCAAGGCGTACGACGCCTTCCTGCACGAGCGCATCTTCCGCATTCCCGCCGTGGCGCAGGTGCGCACGAGCGTCGTGCTGCGAGAAATCAAGTTCGATACGCAATTGCCGCTTTGA
- a CDS encoding exonuclease — protein sequence MNQAAIEEIYVSTDVEADGPIPGPHSMLSFASAAYTADKRLIATFSANLEMLEGAAPHPVQAAWWETQPEAWAACRKDLQDPAAALVAYVEWVEALPGKPVFVAMPAGFDFTFMFWYMMRFAGRCPFSWSALDIKTLAFAMTGLPYRKCIKPRFPKHWFDDHPHTHVALDDAIEQGALFCNMLADLRAQQAALAADGDDSGQNAASTPAN from the coding sequence ATGAATCAAGCCGCTATTGAGGAGATCTACGTCAGCACCGACGTTGAGGCCGACGGTCCGATTCCCGGCCCGCATTCGATGCTGAGTTTTGCTTCGGCAGCCTATACCGCCGACAAGCGTCTGATCGCCACGTTCTCGGCCAATCTCGAGATGCTCGAAGGCGCCGCGCCGCACCCCGTGCAGGCCGCCTGGTGGGAGACGCAACCCGAGGCCTGGGCCGCATGCCGCAAGGATCTGCAAGATCCGGCCGCGGCGCTCGTCGCCTATGTGGAATGGGTGGAGGCGCTGCCCGGCAAGCCCGTGTTCGTGGCGATGCCGGCGGGCTTCGATTTCACCTTCATGTTCTGGTACATGATGCGTTTCGCCGGGCGCTGCCCGTTCTCGTGGTCGGCGCTCGACATCAAGACGCTCGCCTTTGCGATGACGGGCCTGCCATACCGCAAGTGCATCAAGCCGCGCTTTCCGAAACACTGGTTCGACGACCACCCGCACACGCACGTCGCGCTCGACGACGCGATTGAGCAAGGCGCCCTCTTCTGCAACATGCTGGCCGACCTGCGCGCACAGCAAGCCGCGCTCGCCGCAGACGGGGACGACTCAGGGCAAAACGCCGCGAGCACTCCGGCAAATTAG
- a CDS encoding MBL fold metallo-hydrolase — protein sequence MKITLIPVTPFQQNCSLLVDETTNRAAVVDPGGDLERIEAEIERQGVQLEKVLLTHGHLDHCAGAKALATKFGVPIEGPQEDERFWIDQLPQQSVRFGFDHAEAFEPTRWLHDGDTVRFGDEELEVYHCPGHTPGHVIFFSREHRVATVGDVLFAGSIGRTDFPRGNHADLIRSIREKLWPLGDDVTFVPGHGPVSTFGEERRSNPYVADGVPG from the coding sequence ATGAAAATCACGCTGATTCCCGTCACGCCGTTCCAGCAAAACTGCTCGCTGCTCGTCGACGAAACGACGAACCGCGCTGCCGTCGTCGATCCGGGCGGCGACCTCGAGCGCATCGAGGCCGAGATCGAGCGCCAGGGCGTGCAGCTGGAAAAGGTGCTGCTCACGCACGGCCACCTCGACCACTGCGCCGGTGCGAAGGCGCTCGCTACGAAGTTCGGCGTGCCGATCGAAGGGCCGCAGGAAGACGAGCGCTTCTGGATCGATCAGTTGCCGCAGCAGAGCGTGCGCTTTGGCTTCGATCACGCCGAGGCGTTCGAGCCCACGCGCTGGCTTCACGACGGCGACACGGTGCGCTTTGGCGACGAAGAACTCGAGGTCTATCACTGCCCCGGGCACACGCCGGGTCACGTGATCTTCTTCAGCCGCGAGCACCGGGTCGCCACGGTGGGCGACGTGCTGTTCGCCGGTTCGATCGGCCGCACGGACTTTCCGCGCGGCAATCATGCGGACCTGATTCGTTCGATCCGCGAAAAGCTCTGGCCGCTGGGAGACGACGTCACGTTCGTGCCGGGCCACGGCCCTGTTTCGACATTCGGCGAGGAGCGCCGCTCCAACCCCTACGTCGCAGATGGCGTACCTGGATGA
- a CDS encoding septal ring lytic transglycosylase RlpA family protein, which yields MNLRLTRRRLGSLAAVSILAGCAMPPGPQDQASSDALRTKDAAFTAPQGYGSALAALPASGTARDSSLANAEAIDESSPDIHSFHQTGRASWYGRAFHGRRTASGERFNMKALTAAHRTLPLGSYVRVSVPGTSKWVVVKINDRGPYARGRVLDLSYAAAKLLGVQHAGTAKVDIEGLSRQEAKAAQADMVAANSNIDN from the coding sequence ATGAACCTTAGACTGACTCGACGACGACTCGGGAGTCTCGCAGCCGTGTCCATACTGGCCGGTTGCGCCATGCCGCCTGGCCCGCAGGACCAGGCGTCGAGCGACGCCCTTCGCACGAAGGACGCCGCGTTTACCGCGCCGCAAGGCTACGGCTCCGCGCTCGCCGCGCTGCCCGCATCGGGCACCGCCAGGGACAGCTCGCTCGCGAACGCCGAGGCGATCGACGAGAGCAGCCCGGACATCCACTCGTTCCACCAGACCGGCCGCGCCTCGTGGTATGGCCGCGCGTTCCACGGCCGCCGCACCGCAAGCGGCGAACGCTTCAACATGAAGGCGCTCACGGCTGCGCACCGCACGCTGCCGCTCGGCTCGTATGTGCGTGTGAGCGTGCCCGGCACGTCGAAGTGGGTGGTGGTGAAGATCAACGACCGTGGCCCGTACGCGCGTGGCCGCGTGCTCGACCTGTCGTATGCCGCCGCCAAGCTCCTTGGCGTGCAGCACGCGGGTACGGCGAAGGTGGACATTGAAGGCCTCTCGCGCCAGGAAGCGAAGGCCGCGCAAGCGGATATGGTTGCCGCGAACTCGAATATCGACAACTAA
- the rsmI gene encoding 16S rRNA (cytidine(1402)-2'-O)-methyltransferase, giving the protein MTSLSSPFELAQAQQYPAATLYVVATPIGNVADITLRALHVLGLVDRIAAEDTRNTGQLLARYGISKPLVAVHEHNEREAAQRVIEFLRAGERVACVSDAGTPGISDPGAKLVDAVRAAGLNVVPLPGASALATALSSAGDWVSTFTFLGFLPPKPKQRATALQPLAAHTHAMVFYEAPHRIVETVQSLADAFGPARRILIARELTKLHESLWSGTLAEAPTWLAGDANRQRGEFVLVVEGASEQAEGEADHDALLRVLLQEVPVKGAAKIAAALTGASRNALYARALELKGEGEEEADD; this is encoded by the coding sequence ATGACGTCCCTCTCGTCCCCTTTCGAACTCGCACAGGCCCAGCAGTATCCGGCCGCCACGCTGTACGTCGTGGCAACGCCCATCGGCAATGTCGCCGACATCACCTTGCGCGCGCTGCACGTGCTCGGTCTCGTCGATCGCATCGCCGCTGAAGACACGCGCAACACCGGCCAGCTCCTCGCGCGCTACGGTATTTCGAAGCCGCTCGTCGCCGTGCACGAGCACAACGAGCGCGAGGCTGCGCAGCGCGTAATTGAGTTTCTGCGCGCGGGCGAGCGCGTGGCCTGCGTTTCCGACGCGGGCACGCCCGGCATTTCCGATCCGGGCGCCAAGCTCGTGGACGCCGTGCGCGCCGCCGGCCTGAACGTCGTGCCGCTGCCCGGCGCAAGCGCGCTCGCAACGGCGCTTTCTTCTGCCGGCGACTGGGTGTCGACGTTCACGTTCCTCGGTTTTCTGCCGCCCAAGCCCAAGCAACGCGCAACCGCATTGCAGCCGCTCGCCGCGCATACGCACGCGATGGTGTTTTACGAAGCCCCGCATCGCATCGTCGAAACCGTGCAGTCGCTCGCCGATGCGTTCGGTCCCGCGCGCCGCATCCTCATCGCCCGCGAATTGACGAAGCTACACGAGTCGCTCTGGAGCGGCACCCTGGCCGAAGCGCCAACGTGGCTCGCTGGGGATGCAAACCGTCAGCGCGGTGAGTTCGTCCTCGTGGTGGAAGGTGCGAGCGAGCAGGCAGAAGGCGAGGCCGATCACGACGCGCTCTTGCGCGTGCTGCTTCAGGAAGTGCCGGTGAAGGGCGCGGCAAAGATTGCGGCGGCGCTCACGGGCGCGTCGCGTAACGCACTCTACGCGCGGGCGCTGGAATTGAAGGGTGAAGGCGAGGAAGAAGCGGACGACTGA
- a CDS encoding YraN family protein, whose amino-acid sequence MARNARMQEKRPTLCHAGASAPEGGGASERARVDNFCARAQSNAKRRATGARFEAHALAFLRRERLELVARNVNCRGGELDLVMRERDGTLVFVEVRARARPEFGGAAASVGWRKQQRVLCAARYFLATWRGADANGTANTEVRTPPACRFDVIAFESGRLVWLRDAFHAQAHES is encoded by the coding sequence ATGGCACGCAACGCGCGAATGCAGGAAAAGAGGCCGACATTGTGCCACGCGGGCGCGAGCGCGCCCGAGGGAGGCGGCGCGAGCGAACGCGCGCGCGTAGACAACTTTTGTGCGCGAGCGCAGTCGAATGCCAAACGCCGCGCGACGGGCGCGCGTTTCGAAGCGCACGCGTTAGCGTTTTTGCGCCGCGAGCGTTTGGAACTGGTCGCGCGCAACGTGAATTGTCGAGGCGGTGAACTCGATCTCGTGATGCGCGAGCGAGACGGCACATTGGTTTTCGTGGAAGTCCGCGCCCGCGCGCGGCCGGAATTTGGCGGCGCGGCGGCAAGCGTGGGGTGGCGCAAACAGCAACGCGTGCTGTGCGCGGCGCGATACTTCCTCGCAACGTGGCGCGGCGCCGATGCGAACGGCACGGCGAACACGGAAGTGCGAACGCCGCCCGCGTGCCGCTTCGACGTGATCGCGTTCGAGAGCGGCCGGCTGGTGTGGCTGCGCGACGCGTTCCATGCGCAAGCGCACGAGAGCTAA
- a CDS encoding phosphoheptose isomerase, translating to MSVERIQQHFRDSAAITLAAMETLAVPIAAAVDTMFAALANSNKILACGNGGSAANAQQLAAELIGRFERERPGLPALALTTDASVLTAVANDYAYEQVFAKQVRALGQPGDVLLAITTSGNSVNVLAAIQEAHEREMVVIALTGKGGGDVNSVLADTDIQLCVPSDRTARIQEVHQLTLHCLCDGIDAMLLGED from the coding sequence ATGTCCGTCGAACGCATTCAACAGCACTTCCGCGATAGCGCAGCCATTACGCTCGCGGCCATGGAAACCCTGGCGGTCCCGATTGCCGCCGCGGTCGATACGATGTTCGCCGCGCTCGCGAACAGCAACAAGATCCTCGCATGCGGCAATGGCGGATCCGCTGCCAACGCCCAGCAACTCGCCGCCGAACTGATTGGCCGGTTCGAGCGCGAGCGCCCGGGCCTGCCCGCGCTCGCGCTGACCACCGACGCCTCGGTGCTTACCGCCGTTGCCAACGACTACGCATACGAACAGGTATTCGCGAAGCAGGTGCGCGCGCTCGGCCAGCCGGGCGATGTCCTGCTCGCCATCACGACCTCGGGCAACTCCGTGAACGTGCTGGCCGCCATTCAGGAAGCACACGAACGCGAAATGGTCGTGATCGCGCTGACCGGCAAGGGCGGCGGCGACGTGAACAGCGTGCTCGCCGATACCGACATTCAGCTGTGCGTGCCGAGCGATCGGACGGCGCGGATTCAGGAAGTGCATCAGTTAACACTCCACTGCCTGTGCGACGGCATCGATGCGATGCTGCTGGGCGAAGACTGA
- a CDS encoding BON domain-containing protein — protein sequence MSRYSMTRALARTTLTIGFAASLCASLQGCFLALAGAAGGTALVATDRRTVGSQTEDREIQVKALADLGKQLPDTAHVNVAVFNQRVLITGEVPDDASKQKAESIVRAVTNVASIVNELAVQPASSFSSRANDSYLEGRVKGELIAYKDISANNFKVVSERGTIYLMGLVTPDEGNIAANATAGVMGVTQVVKCYQYIDPQQAAVATAAAASAPAAAPAADAPTVGAVPDSGVTSQPIDHQPPAPVTNSSTTRPGNAGAL from the coding sequence ATGAGCAGATACAGCATGACGCGCGCGCTGGCACGGACCACGCTGACGATCGGCTTCGCAGCCTCGCTCTGCGCAAGCCTGCAGGGCTGCTTCCTGGCATTGGCGGGCGCGGCGGGCGGCACGGCGCTGGTCGCAACCGACCGCCGCACGGTGGGCTCGCAAACCGAGGACCGCGAGATCCAGGTGAAGGCGCTGGCCGATCTCGGCAAGCAACTGCCCGATACGGCGCACGTGAACGTGGCGGTGTTCAACCAACGCGTGCTGATCACGGGTGAAGTGCCCGACGACGCGTCGAAGCAGAAGGCTGAGAGCATCGTGCGAGCCGTGACGAACGTCGCTTCGATCGTCAACGAGCTGGCGGTGCAGCCGGCTAGCTCGTTCTCCTCGCGCGCGAACGACTCGTACCTGGAAGGACGCGTGAAGGGAGAGCTGATTGCCTATAAGGACATCTCCGCGAACAACTTCAAGGTGGTGAGCGAGCGCGGCACGATCTATCTGATGGGCCTTGTTACGCCGGATGAAGGCAATATCGCCGCCAACGCGACAGCGGGGGTCATGGGCGTGACGCAAGTGGTGAAGTGCTATCAATACATCGATCCGCAGCAGGCGGCGGTGGCGACGGCGGCTGCGGCCAGTGCGCCGGCGGCGGCTCCTGCTGCCGATGCGCCGACGGTGGGGGCGGTGCCGGATTCGGGCGTGACATCGCAGCCTATCGATCACCAACCGCCCGCGCCCGTGACGAATTCTTCGACTACGCGGCCGGGGAATGCGGGGGCGTTGTGA
- a CDS encoding c-type cytochrome, translated as MGRFVGVFVASVVVAGAGFGFASPAFAAVADGLRVAQANACMGCHAVDRKLVGPSFKDVAAKYKGDAAAQVKLEKKVRDGGAGVWGAIPMPSHPGMSAADIHSVVGWVLAGAPSK; from the coding sequence ATGGGGCGTTTTGTTGGTGTTTTTGTTGCGTCGGTGGTGGTTGCAGGGGCTGGTTTTGGGTTCGCTTCGCCGGCTTTTGCTGCCGTGGCGGATGGGTTGAGGGTGGCTCAGGCTAATGCTTGCATGGGGTGCCATGCGGTGGATCGGAAGCTTGTTGGGCCCTCGTTCAAGGATGTCGCTGCGAAGTACAAGGGCGATGCCGCGGCCCAGGTCAAGCTGGAGAAGAAGGTACGCGACGGTGGAGCTGGAGTTTGGGGGGCTATTCCTATGCCCTCTCACCCAGGGATGAGCGCCGCCGATATTCATTCCGTCGTGGGCTGGGTCCTCGCTGGAGCGCCTTCGAAGTAG